One window from the genome of Diospyros lotus cultivar Yz01 chromosome 11, ASM1463336v1, whole genome shotgun sequence encodes:
- the LOC127813394 gene encoding formin-like protein 18 isoform X3, with translation MALFRRFFYRKPPDGLMEISERVFVFDCCLTPDALKDHEYKVYIGGIVDNLRDYSPNASFMVFNFQGGQNQSQIASILSEYDMTVMDYPLQFENCPLLALETVHHFLRSSESWLSLGQQNILLMHCEQGGWPVLAFMLATVLIYRKQYTGEQKTLDTIYKQAPRELLQLTSPLNPLPSQLRYLQYVSKRNLGSEWPPVGTALTLDCIILRFIPNMDGEGGCRPIFRIYGEDPLLPADQTSKLLFSTPKRRKTIRHYKQAECELVKINIHCHVQGDVVLECISLDNDLEQEVMMFRVMFNTAFIRSNILMLNRDEIDTLWNAKDQFPKDFRTEVLFSEMNAASSLTAIDSPVAEEKGLAIQAFDKVQEMISNVDWVEAKKDIALTMLQKINIYRDKLASGFPLSPKKISLLQEPCLKEVADQPYSQALQQIDILLEKVESGSLQIAKNKALGKEVMDKPKSEENQNNQNQKKLDDIFKCSPLKALGKEVLSCQKPSLELDLPVKNIMPRELQVTLQRASRSKIISQRVSHTSLSTAASCCNTLQGSPVPISKYHGVPLALGITALLHDHKDSENKETTHQVTSPPAASALVPCLSKPLQSGIVSILSPSQHSPLLPPSTQVPITKTPPLPPPPPPPTNHLLALRLSSPAVSQNSLTSESDKGLQSSIPSPPTLLSSLSGTPSPTPSEKSSSAPPTPPPLPSFSGVAPPIKSVPDPPLPPSPLTSSSSLAPISTVKNSSLAPPPPPLPPNRHSEIAPSTNSLVSPAILAGPPPHSSPALSNDTTSSAPLLPLPASLAPRDLPSKSSPHVPPVPTPPAPFANGLSKTVGTSPQSHSTGGNGTIPPTPGPPLTKKGRLPLRASPRNQDNSKKTPLKPYHWLKLTRAMQGSLWAETQKSEEASKAPDFDISELESLFSATVQNSNDGSINGKSRRASGPKSDKVNLVDFRRAYNCEIMLTKVKVPLPDLMSSVLALDDSALDIDQVDNLIKFCPTKEEMELLKNYNGDKEKLGKCEQFFLELMKVPRVESKLRVFSFKLQFHNQVSELRKNLNIVNSVAEEEFSQVKNNHANYSFTGECIEPWNCKRFCCWISVR, from the exons ATGGCTTTGTTCAGGAGATTTTTCTATAGGAAGCCACCTGACGGGCTTATGGAGATCTCTGAAAGGGTTTTCG TCTTTGATTGCTGCCTTACCCCTGATGCTTTGAAAGACCACGAATACAAAGTCTACATAGGAGGTATAGTGGACAACCTTCGTGACTACTCCCCAAATGCTTCTTTCATGGTGTTTAACTTTCAAGGAGGACAGAACCAAAGTCAAATTGCCAGCATATTATCCGAGTATGATATGACAGTAATGGATTATCCTCTCCAGTTTGAAAATTGTCCATTACTTGCACTGGAGACTGTTCACCACTTCCTGAGATCAAGTGAGAGTTGGCTTTCCCTTGGGCAGCAGAATATACTCTTAATGCATTGTGAGCAAGGTGGATGGCCAGTTTTGGCCTTCATGCTTGCCACCGTCTTGATATATAGGAAGCAGTACACTGGGGAACAGAAAACTTTAGACACAATATATAAGCAAGCTCCTCGTGAGCTTTTGCAGCTAACATCACCACTAAATCCATTGCCTTCACAGTTGAGGTACCTACAATATGTCTCAAAAAGGAATCTGGGCTCAGAGTGGCCACCAGTGGGTACAGCACTTACATTGGATTGCATCATTCTCAGATTCATTCCTAACATGGATGGAGAGGGAGGTTGCCGTCCAATATTTAGGATATATGGAGAGGATCCTCTCTTGCCTGCTGATCAGACTTCTAAACTGCTGTTCTCAACTCCCAAAAGGAGAAAAACTATTCGACATTATAAGCAG GCAGAATGTGAACTAGTTAAAATCAACATCCATTGCCACGTTCAAGGTGATGTTGTGCTTGAGTGTATTAGCTTGGACAATGATTTGGAGCAGGAAGTGATGATGTTCCGTGTCATGTTCAATACAGCCTTTATTAGATCAAATATTTTGATGCTTAACCGTGATGAAATTGATACCTTATGGAATGCTAAGGATCAGTTTCCCAAGGACTTCAGAACTGAG GTACTTTTCTCGGAGATGAATGCCGCATCTTCACTTACCGCAATTGACTCACCTGTTGCTGAAGAGAAAGGTCTTGCTATTCAAGCATTTGATAAAGTTCAGGAAATGATCAGCAATGTGGATTGGGTAGAGGCAAAGAAAGATATAGCACTAACTATGCTCCAGAAAATCAATATTTACCGAGACAAATTGGCTTCTGGATTCCCCTTAAGTCCTAAAAAGATCAGCCTGTTGCAAGAACCATGTCTTAAGGAAGTTGCAGACCAACCATATTCTCAGGCCCTCCAGCAAATCGACATTCTTCTAGAAAAAGTGGAATCTGGCTCTCTGCAGATTGCTAAAAATAAGGCTCTTGGTAAAGAAGTCATGGATAAACCAAAATCAGAAGAAAACCAGAATAATCAAAATCAGAAGAAATTGGACGACATTTTCAAATGTTCCCCACTAAAAGCTCTTGGCAAAGAAGTTTTAAGCTGCCAAAAACCATCTCTAGAATTGGACTTGCCTGTAAAGAACATTATGCCCCGAGAACTGCAAGTTACCCTTCAGCGTGCTAGTCGTTCTAAGATCATATCCCAACGCGTATCTCACACTTCTCTATCTACTGCAGCTTCATGTTGCAATACCTTGCAAGGTTCACCTGTGCCTATCTCAAAATATCACGGTGTGCCCTTAGCTCTGGGCATTACAGCCCTGTTGCATGATCATAAAGATTCTGAAAATAAAGAAACCACCCACCAAGTAACTTCACCTCCTGCTGCGTCAGCTCTTGTTCCATGTCTATCTAAGCCTTTGCAGTCAGGTATTGTCTCAATCCTGTCGCCATCTCAACATTCTCCCTTGTTACCACCTTCTACGCAGGTTCCCATCACTAAaactcctcctcttcctcctcctcctcctcctcctactAATCACCTTTTGGCTTTAAGATTGTCGTCTCCTGCAGTTTCCCAAAATTCTTTAACCTCGGAATCGGATAAAGGACTACAATCATCAATTCCTTCTCCCCCAACTCTACTCTCTTCTCTTTCAGGTACACCTTCACCAACCCCGTCAGAGAAATCATCCTCAGCTCCGCCTACCCCTCCTCCACTGCCTTCTTTCTCAGGGGTAGCTCCTCCTATTAAGTCAGTTCCTGATCCTCCCCTTCCCCCTTCTCCACTCACTTCTTCCTCTAGCTTGGCTCCAATTTCCACTGTTAAGAACTCATCGTtagctcctcctcctccccctcTCCCTCCAAATCGACACTCTGAGATTGCTCCATCAACCAATAGTCTAGTTTCACCAGCCATTTTGGCTGGCCCTCCTCCACATTCTAGTCCAGCCTTAAGCAATGATACTACATCCTCAGCTCCTCTGCTACCCCTTCCTGCCAGCCTTGCTCCAAGAGATCTCCCTTCTAAGAGTTCTCCACATGTTCCTCCTGTGCCAACTCCTCCAGCTCCATTTGCCAATGGGTTATCAAAAACTGTTGGCACCTCTCCACAATCTCATTCTACGGGCGGCAATGGAACTATACCTCCAACTCCTGGACCACCTTTAACCAAGAAGGGAAGGTTGCCATTGCGTGCGAGTCCAAGGAATCAGGATAACTCAAAAAAGACGCCCCTCAAGCCATATCACTGGTTGAAATTGACAAGGGCCATGCAAGGAAGCTTATGGGCCGAGACACAAAAATCTGAAGAAGCTTCCAA AGCTCCTGACTTTGACATATCTGAACTTGAGAGTCTTTTTTCGGCTACTGTTCAAAATTCGAATGATGGGAGCATTAATGGGAAAAGTCGCCGTGCTTCGGGACCTAAATCTGATAAAGTCAATCTG GTTGACTTCAGACGGGCCTATAACTGTGAAATCATGTTGACAAAAGTCAAGGTTCCTTTGCCTGATTTGATG AGTTCAGTCCTTGCTTTGGATGATTCAGCATTGGATATTGATCAAGTTGATAATCTCATAAAGTTCTGTccaacaaaagaagaaatggaacttCTTAAG AATTACAATGGCGACAAGGAGAAGTTAGGAAAATGTGAACAG TTCTTCTTAGAGTTGATGAAAGTGCCAAGGGTAGAGTCCAAGCTAAGAGTATTCTCATTTAAGCTACAGTTTCATAATCAG GTTTCTGAGCTCCGAAAGAATTTGAACATTGTAAATTCTGTAGCTGAAGAG GAATTCAGTCAAGTTAAAAACAATCATGCAAACTATTCTTTCACTGGGGAATGTATTGAACCATGGAACTGCAAGAG
- the LOC127812842 gene encoding valerianol synthase TPS1B-like, whose product MATSCEDGNQSDQEARPLANFTPSLWKDRFISFSMDYELLKTYTKEVEELKKEVKHMLVVRGDEPAKKMVLINTLERLGVSYLFETEIEEQLEWMFANFEDRNYDLFTIALFFRVFRQHGHKICCDVFDKFRDGNSHFKETLSDDVTGMLSLYEATHLKIHGQEDILDEALDFVKAHLESVTPHLPLVLAEEVMHALKQPCHRGIPRIEARHYISVYEKHDSRDEKILRLAKLDFNKLQLLHREELCHISRWWKDLDLVSEVPYARNRIVECFLWSFSAYFEPQYSLARMILAKIIAMVTITDDTYDAYGTRKELKLFTAAVQRWDVAAIDGLPAYMKALYRVVLKFYDELDREITKQGRAHVGCYAKAAQLGLCSAIVNQFKRIVRAYDVESEWLQEGYVPSFDEYLTNALETSNCVLQTSSFMGMGELATSEAFEWLQCKPKMLMASALIGRLRNDITSHKDEEKRKHVATGLKCYMEQHGVTEQEALGELHRRIESEWKHINEEMLRPNAISRHLLMRILNLTRFLDVVYKYDDGFTHPETVLDHINSLFINPINF is encoded by the exons ATGGCCACTTCTTGTGAAGATGGTAACCAGTCAGATCAGGAGGCTCGCCCTCTTGCAAATTTCACACCTAGTTTGTGGAAGGATCGTTTCATCTCATTCTCAATGGATTACGAG TTACTCAAAACTTACACCAAAGAAGTTGAAGAGTTGAAGAAAGAAGTGAAGCACATGCTAGTAGTTCGAGGAGATGAACCAGCAAAGAAGATGGTTTTGATCAACACATTGGAACGCCTTGGGGTGTCTTACCTCTTTGAAACAGAGATTGAAGAGCAACTGGAATGGATGTTTGCTAACTTTGAAGATAGAAACTATGACTTGTTCACCATTGCACTTTTCTTCCGGGTATTCAGACAACACGGCCACAAAATATGTTGTG ATGTGTTTGACAAATTTAGAGATGGTAACAGTCACTTCAAGGAAACCCTAAGTGATGATGTAACTGGTATGCTAAGCCTGTATGAAGCTACACATTTGAAGATCCATGGACAAGAAGACATCCTAGATGAGGCTTTAGATTTTGTAAAAGCTCACCTTGAGTCTGTGACACCCCACTTACCCCTAGTTCTTGCAGAAGAGGTGATGCATGCTCTCAAGCAGCCATGTCACAGGGGTATACCCAGAATAGAGGCAAGGCACTACATCTCTGTCTATGAAAAGCATGACTCCAGGGATGAAAAGATACTAAGACTTGCCAAGTTAGATTTCAACAAGCTGCAGCTATTGCACAGGGAAGAGCTATGCCACATATCAAG GTGGTGGAAAGACTTGGATTTGGTATCAGAAGTTCCTTATGCAAGGAACCGAATAGTAGAGTGTTTTTTGTGGTCTTTTTCGGCCTATTTCGAGCCACAATACTCCCTTGCTAGGATGATATTAGCAAAGATTATAGCCATGGTGACGATTACAGATGATACATACGATGCATATGGAACTCGTAAAGAGCTCAAATTGTTTACAGCTGCGGTGCAAag ATGGGATGTGGCTGCCATTGATGGGCTCCCAGCCTACATGAAGGCACTCTACAGAGTTGTGCTAAAGTTCTACGATGAACTAGACAGAGAAATAACCAAGCAAGGCAGAGCTCATGTTGGTTGCTACGCAAAAGCAGCA CAACTAGGGCTTTGTTCCGCCATTGTTAACCAGTTCAAGCGTATAGTGAGAGCTTACGACGTCGAATCCGAGTGGCTGCAAGAAGGATACGTACCGTCGTTTGATGAGTATTTGACGAATGCGCTAGAAACCAGCAACTGTGTCCTTCAAACATCATCGTTCATGGGCATGGGAGAACTTGCCACGTCAGAGGCTTTCGAATGGTTGCAGTGTAAACCTAAGATGCTGATGGCTTCTGCCCTAATTGGTCGTCTCAGAAACGACATAACAAGCCATAAG GATGAAGAGAAGAGGAAGCATGTAGCCACAGGGCTCAAATGCTACATGGAGCAGCATGGCGTCACAGAACAAGAGGCACTTGGGGAATTGCATCGCAGGATTGAGAGTGAATGGAAGCATATTAATGAAGAAATGCTGAGACCAAATGCCATTTCAAGGCATCTGCTCATGAGAATTCTCAACCTTACTCGGTTTCTGGATGTGGTTTACAAGTATGATGATGGGTTTACTCATCCTGAAACAGTCCTGGACCATATCAACTCATTGTTCATCAATCCAATAAATTTTTGA
- the LOC127812841 gene encoding protein POLAR LOCALIZATION DURING ASYMMETRIC DIVISION AND REDISTRIBUTION-like: MRWKLDYCRCYSNSGNPYASAKPNDHLRLAEILMDSGGGFSGEASTVSGLPQLQGRRWRGRGREISGRFACLSPRSLLPRCWTAASCWKPERGKICEAKREDIERESRSEGKEDASSSVSRLSGEVKGQSGIGQVSGQCRTGDFFNVAVGFGLFYLIAASKNELNKMFELRTEMETLLQNVKEEFQIGNRDDLCEAAESYEVPAFSTTDAQESLCSNGHVSLQQVSSFRNPADSEKTEICDQCLTCTKTRQEKNMEGIDQLESEFEAELERLELHLDTGDEYEYSKQQRVEVTVEDAAPEISQSASFAEVVDPPETENPEDSGVPPLELERRLHELLESRQLERIKELEAALKHSNQKLRDKEREVCWWKDTAQIISQHFPRAPHLSTCDQSLPKS; this comes from the exons ATGCGTTGGAAACTGGACTATTGTCGTTGCTATTCAAATTCGGGGAACCCTTACGCTTCTGCGAAGCCCAACGACCATTTGCGACTCGCCGAAATCCTGATGGATTCCGGCGGCGGTTTTTCCGGTGAGGCTTCAACTGTTTCTGGCTTGCCTCAGCTACAAGGCAGACGATGGcgagggagggggagagagatttCCGGGAGATTCGCTTGCCTGTCGCCGCGATCGCTACTCCCCCGGTGTTGGACGGCTGCCTCCTGCTGGAAGCCGGAGCGAGGGAAGATCTGCGAGGCAAAGAGAGAGGATATAGAGAGAGAATCGAGGAGCGAGGGGAAAGAAGATGCCAGTTCTTCGGTCAGTCGACTGAGTGGGGAGGTGAAGGGGCAGTCTGGAATCGGTCAGGTCTCAG GACAATGCAGGACGGGGGATTTTTTCAACGTGGCTGTTGGGTTTGGTCTGTTTTATCTTATTGCTGCAAGTAAAAATGAACTTAATAAGATGTTTGAGTTGCGGACTGAGATGGAAACGCTTCTTCAAAATGTTAAAGAGGAATTCCAGATTGGAAATAGGGATGATCTTTGTGAGGCAGCCGAGTCATATGAGGTCCCTGCTTTCTCAACTACTGATGCCCAAGAAAGTTTATGCTCCAATGGGCATGTTTCACTCCAACAAGTTTCGTCATTCAGAAATCCAGCAGATTCAGAAAAGACTGAGATATGCGATCAATGTCTGACTTGCACAAAAACTAGACAAGAAAAAAACATGGAAGGGATAGATCAGCTCGAGTCTGAATTTGAAGCTGAATTGGAGCGTTTGGAACTCCATTTGGATACAGGAGATGAATATGAATACTCAAAGCAGCAAAGAGTTGAG GTGACTGTTGAGGATGCTGCTCCTGAAATAAGCCAGAGTGCCAGTTTTGCAGAAGTAGTTGACCCTCCCGAAACAGAGAACCCGGAAGACTCTGGAGTACCTCCCCTAGAACTTGAAAGGAGGCTGCATGAACTACTAGAATCCAGACAGCTAGAAAGGATAAAAGAGCTGGAAGCTGCTTTAAAACATTCCAATCAAAAACTTCGTGATAAAGAAAGAGAGGTTTGTTGGTGGAAAGACACTGCACAGATTATTTCGCAGCATTTTCCAAGAGCCCCTCACTTGTCAACGTGTGATCAAAGCTTGCCAAAATCTTGA